From Anoplopoma fimbria isolate UVic2021 breed Golden Eagle Sablefish chromosome 11, Afim_UVic_2022, whole genome shotgun sequence, one genomic window encodes:
- the arhgap27l gene encoding LOW QUALITY PROTEIN: rho GTPase-activating protein 27 (The sequence of the model RefSeq protein was modified relative to this genomic sequence to represent the inferred CDS: inserted 1 base in 1 codon; deleted 1 base in 1 codon; substituted 1 base at 1 genomic stop codon), producing MATTSSLLSRGLGLVLVEFNYEYQGRDGVLVSIKPNERYVLLAKTNDHWWQVQKDRSSKPFYIPAKYVKELPPDFPSPLDFDPPSPEPVLLPVAVPVPVPVPVPVPVPVPVPVPVPKTLEDPRTKPGDEVMIRLRPNASKGHRKTENRMSTFGVPLDFNEQSSLVAAAPRHPSNPPVGPAETRTTNLTDDAVSKKHLSGFPEDHRDSDKPRVPSFSPADPLSTPRPQTHSIPVETPVVPAVPPHNDQHSPSSASTGCLDNQESPIEPEEEEELSVEESSGDEDPLKEEDSNHIYESIQDLNLDLEALVGGKGSPGAPSEPAPAPPPQQDVGSLDPKSPIYANVSSVKKTNIPQISVSGPALPSSPPPGPAPSLPINIPSSSVSSSGMISPASPLSLQDGWQVHTDQDSGKQFYFHPGTRETTWSXPRRPAPPDGDLDQSMGSEGVADLPSPSPLLSPASSQGSAGWEQLVDEVSGRFYYHNPTSGATSWAAPEPLSPSSPSXPPGAPANRKPDDGPPPLPEEDYPSHAQNDNDVFTTNPPQHVCSIPRAQLDLKDETGTEFRLQELPSLPQMLLGNGVSEEGTTVQLKNWRHSVAEEIFALGHKRNVSEFIEVSNRRHSPDSPQLSDRLKLKRNLSDRSSGSHQLHGHLLEKAGIMNKTKVVDHGKKIRKNWSQSWTVLHGGILTFHRDPKSAPTGNASKTSQIVPEYTVELRGASVSWAAKDKSSKKNVLELKTRQGCEYLMQYDTESIITDWLKVMQDTIRQLEQDHVSEDEDEAASDKEDKDRKRTTTRSSSGTVDSEQRRVRTKLRRFLQRRPTLQSVKEKGYIRDNVFGCHLDTLCHRENNTIPKFVEKCIRAVERRGLDVDGIYRVSGNLAVIQKLRHKADHEEQLDLEDGQWEEIHVITGALKLFLRELPEPLFPFSCFDKFIAAIQVQDYSLKVSYMKDLVCSLPLPNHDTMEVLFKHLRRVVEHKESNRMSVQSVAIVFGPTLLRPQTESSNMTIHMVFQSQIVELMLNEFHTVFSHS from the exons atggcaacgaCTTCCTCTCTGCTCAGCAGAG GTCTGGGTCTTGTTCTGGTGGAGTTTAATTATGAGTACCAGGGTCGGGATGGCGTGCTGGTCTCCATCAAACCCAACGAGCGCTACGTCCTGCTGGCTAAGACCAACGACCACTGGTGGCAGGTCCAGAAGGACCGCAGCTCCAAGCCCTTCTACATCCCTGCCAAGTATGTCAAGGAGCTGCCGCCGGATTTCCCCTCGCCTCTGGACTTTGATCCGCCCAGTCCTGAACCAGTGCTGCTTCCTGTGGCGGTCCCTGTCCCCGTCCCTGTCCCCGTCCCCGTCCCTgtccccgtccccgtccccgtccccgtCCCAAAGACTCTGGAGGACCCCAGAACCAAACCGGGGGACGAGGTGATGATCCGTCTCAGACCCAATGCTTCCAAAGGACACCGCAAGACTGAGAACCGCATGTCCACGTTTGGCGTCCCGCTGGACTTCAATGAACAGTCGTCTTTGGTGGCAGCAGCACCGCGGCATCCCAGCAACCCTCCTGTCGGTCCCGCAGAGACCAGGACTACAAACTTGACCGACGATGCTGTGAGCAAAAAGCACCTTTCGGGGTTCCCGGAGGATCACAGGGACTCTGACAAACCTCGAGTGCCCAGTTTCAGTCCAGCAGACCCCCTTTCCACACCCAGACCGCAGACCCATTCCATCCCCGTAGAGACGCCGGTGGTCCCGGCGGTCCCCCCACACAATGACCAACACAGCCCGTCCTCGGCATCCACAGGTTGCCTTGACAACCAGGAGTCCCCGATAGagcccgaggaggaggaggagcttagCGTGGAGGAGAGCAGCGGCGATGAGGATCCACTGAAGGAGGAAGATTCAAACCACATCTACGAGTCCATCCAGGACCTAAACCTGGACTTGGAGGCTCTGGTCGGAGGAAAGGGGAGTCCTGGAGCGCCATCCGAACCTGCACCTGCCCCGCCCCCTCA gcaggatgTCGGCTCGCTCGACCCGAAGTCGCCCATCTACGCTAACGTCTCCTctgtgaagaaaacaaacatcccTCAGATCTCCGTCTCTGGCCCCGCCCTCccctcatcacctcctcctggccccgccccctccctcCCTATCAACATTCCCTCCTCTTCAGTCTCCTCATCCGGGATGATAAGCCCCGCCTCCCCCCTCAGCCTACAGGACGGCTGGCAG GTTCACACGGACCAGGACAGCGGGAAGCAGTTCTATTTCCACCCTGGGACCAGAGAGACCACCTGGTCCTGACCCCGCAGGCCCGCACCCCCTGATGGAGACCTGGACCAGTCGATGGGGAGCGAGGGGGTC GCtgacctcccctccccctcccctctgctctCCCCCGCCTCCTCTCAG GGTTCTGCTGGTTGGGAGCAGCTGGTGGACGAGGTCTCAGGGAGGTTTTACTACCACAACCCCACCTCAGGAGCCACGTCATGGGCCGCCCCGGAGCcgctctctccttcctccccct tccccccaggAGCTCCGGCCAACAGGAAGCCCGACGACGGTCCG CCTCCGCTGCCCGAGGAAGATTATCCTTCACACGCACAGAATGACAACGACGTcttcacaac GAATCCTCCGCAGCACGTGTGTTCGATTCCCAGAGCTCAGCTCGACCTAAAAGATGAAACCGGCACCGAGTTCAGGCTGCAAGAG CTTCCATCTTTGCCCCAAATGCTGTTGGGAAATGGAGTTTCTGAGGAGGGAACGACTGTGCAGCTCAAAAACTGGAGACACAGCGTTGCTGAAGAG ATATTTGCTCTCGGTCACAAGAGAAACGTGTCTGAATTCATCGAGGTGTCCAACAGAAGACACTCCCCCGACAGTCCTCAG CTCTCTGATCGGCTCAAACTGAAGAGGAACCTGTCGGATCGGAGTTCAGGTTCTCATCAGCTGCAT GGCCATCTGCTGGAGAAAGCAGGAATCATGAATAAGACCAAAGTAGTCGATCACGGTAAAAAGATCAG GAAGAACTGGAGTCAGTCCTGGACCGTCCTCCACGGAGGGATCCTCACCTTCCACAGAGACCCAAAGTCTGCTCCCACTGGGAACGCT AGTAAAACGTCACAGATTGTTCCAGAATACACCGTGGAGCTGAGAGGAGCCTCGGTGAGCTGGGCGGCCAAGGACAAGTCCTCCAAGAAGAACGTTCTCGAG CTGAAGACTCGTCAGGGCTGCGAGTATCTGATGCAGTACGACACCGAGAGCATCATCACTGATTGGCTGAAAGTAATGCAGGACACCATCAGACAGCTG GAACAGGATCACGTGTCAGAGGACGAGGACGAAGCTGCTTCAGACAAAGAggacaaagacaggaagaggactA CGACCAGGAGTTCTTCGGGGACGGTCGACTCAGAGCAGCGGCGCGTTCGGACTAAACTCCGGCGTTTCCTCCAGCGGAGACCAACGCTGCAGAGCGTCAAAGAGAAAGGCTACATCCGAG ACAACGTGTTCGGATGTCACCTGGATACACTCTGTCACCGAGAGAACAACACCATCCCCAAGTTTGTAGAGAAGTGTATCAGAGctgtggagaggagag GTCTGGATGTGGACGGGATCTACAGAGTGAGTGGAAACCTGGCTGTGATCCAGAAACTGAGACACAAAGCTGATCATg aggagcagctggaccTGGAGGACGGACAGTGGGAGGAGATCCATGTGATCACTGGAGCTCTGAAGCTTTTCCTGCGGGAGCTTCCAGAACCGCTGTTCCCCTTCAGCTGCTTCGACAAGTTCATCGCTGCCATCC